The Fusarium poae strain DAOMC 252244 chromosome 2, whole genome shotgun sequence nucleotide sequence CCGAAAAGGTAAGATTCCTCCGATATGTTCAACGCTCGAGTTACTAACTGTTTCAGGCTACGGACTTGATCAAGCAGGGTTAAACGGGTTCTATCCTATTCGGAATAGCTACTCTGGTGATGGACAATAGTATGTCAGGACTGTCTTTTGTTCTGTTTTTGTAAATATTTGATAATTATCGAGTATCTTTCCCTACCTTGGACATCTTCTCTGATAGCCATAGTCTTTGAAAACGCCAACATAAACGTATAACCTTCAATGAAAGTCGCCAGCTTCATCTCGCATACCCAACATATGACCTACTCAGACTGAAGGACCAGGAGGATTACCTACTTTACTAAATTGCTTCATATGATGGTCATACCCCTGAAAGAAatattggccgctggaagcatatgGGACGGAACTATTAGGCTAGTCTATCCTATTTATCCTTGTGCCCTAAAGACTGAGGAGGCAGCTTCTCGGCTACCCACGAAACATCTCACCATTCAGCCCCACCTGATACGAGGCGTCATCACGGCGCATGGCATAATACCCTATTGGCTTATGATATGTTTGTTTGATGACACGAATCAtgagttaattttaaatgTATaattcgggacttacgcctcgaaaagcaCCAAACAAAAGATGACACGAATCAGAAGCGCGTGATATTAAACGGCATGCTGACGTTATATCTGCAAACGAGCGATAATCAAGCTTCCATCAAGCATTTTCTCGAACTAAAGATGGATGTCTTCTCAACAATACCGACTGAGCTTGTTGCTGCAATCTTGGCAGATCTTCCCGATCTCAAAAGTCTCTTTAACATCGTTAGAGCTTCTCCGGGAGTCTCTCGGTTCCTCAGTAGTCCATTGGGCGCCGCAATTCTAGACGGACTACTTGATTCATGGAGTTTAAAGACCCCGTACGAAACTCTTACAAATCATAACAACAGCCAGAAAAGGCACGTTATAATAACGGATCTAGATGTTACGCCTTGGGTTCCCTATATCCTGCGTCTCATAGCTTTCGTCAGGCATTCCTCGAAGGAGAATCAGCCAACAGATGACCTCACATCTTCCATCCTTGAGCTTATCGTACCCTCCAAAGTTTTGGACGGAAACCCAGCTATTAGGACAACGCCACCACACTGTGTCCCAAAGATTCGATTGCAAGAAGTATTAGGGGGTAAACGAGCCGTTTCGGCCCGTGAAATGCTCTTTCTTATTAGAAAACTGTTGGCATTATCGGGTGAATGTTTTGAATTTTTTCTCGAGCGTATAAAATCCACTAGTCCTCGTCACATTGCTGAGAAGCCTTCCTTTCTCGACCAACGGCCTCGCTGGAGTCATCTGCCTGACGTTCAGCCTTGGGGCCAACCTTATGAGATCGATGCTGGAGACGAGGTTTCATGGTATGAGATTCAGAGAATCATGCTCGGTTTCTGTACTCTTCAACTGCGCTATGAATTGAGCAATGCTATTTATGAAGGCCGCCTCAACTGGCCGACAGACGACGTCAAGGCAATACGTTATATGGGAAAAGCGGAGCCATGCTTTCCAATACTTGAAAAGTCAAACATCCATCTGATATTTGAGCCTGTGTGGGCAGCGGCGATTTATGTCGCGTTTTTGAAAGGGGTGCCTGACGACAGTTCCTGTGTGGGAGACACGCATATTGAGCACAAAAGATTGGGAGTTTTCTTTGATACTGGTTTCCAGCCCTTGAAAGAGGAACCCTTGCGATTACCACGGCCGAAAAACGATAATCCAAGTTTAGAGTGGCCAGAGACGGTTGTTCGTCAGCCGAAAGCCTTTTACTCCGGCAAATATTTATGTCTTCATGATGAGATAGTCATGTCTGGGAGTAAAGGCTGTCGTTGGGCCGCAGATATCTTGTGTCCTCCACGTGGCCGTCGAATATCTGAAGGGTTGTTGTTTCGCCCATTCAGACGCTTGGGGTTTGGTATTTGGGATGACGAGCGTATGGCACAGATCCAAATGATAGATGACCCTAACGCAGAAGGGGATATACCGAGACGGTTTCGTCTTTGGGGCGAGGACCAGGCTTTTACATGGGTAAGTCTCTTGAGTGCTAAGGAGAAACAGGAGTTGCAGTCATATCAAAAGGCGTTAAGAtcagagaaagaagagaaataATACATTCACTTTAAGAAGCGTCTCCAAATATGTATCGGTGGGGGATATAGCGTACTCGAGACATGAGggggaggaagaggctgctgaTGGAGAAGCCCCTGCTATGGAGAGGAAGTGAATCAACCAGATAGCAGGGGAGTTTGTGTTACAATATAATCGCAGTGGATTGTCTATCTAGGTTTCACCCAACACAAGTGAGCGTAAAGCCAGTCAATGAATGTTAAAGTGGAATTGGTGACAGAAGGAGCATCGCCGTTAATAAATTTGGTGGCCAAGATACAAAGTCACAACCCACACCTATCACAGCTAGCTTATAACTAAGCTGTAGggtatttaaaaaaaaaacaaataggTAGTCTGAGAGTATTATCTGACATTCTGTCTCTTAGGTATGTTGGATGCCGACTTTCATACCGTGGAAGCCCCATATGCGGCAATTGAATGTCAATGTGTCGCAACGAGTCAgattctttattctttagtTGAATCCGACATGTACGACAACAACGTCCGAAAGGACTTGAGCAACCAATAGAAAGTGTTCTTATTCATGGTCATCGGAATCGGCACAGGCTTCCCCGCTTAACTACTCGGTAATAAGCATGGGGATCGTCTGCAGATTCCGACCGAGCACTTGAGGGGGAATGAAGTCACGTTGCGGAATTGTGAACAGGATATTTCAATTCATGTAGTTATAAAAACCCAAGTCATCCATCACCTGGTGAAAGTCTCAAAGATATTCTTCCCACGTTGTATCATCACCATGTCGGATCAGGTTCTCTACGTTGCTGTTCTCGTAGGCTTGCTCCTACTATACAGACTTGCAAACTCAACAGACAAGCCCAAGATCAAGGGCATCCCCGAAATTCCTGGCGTGCCAATCTTTGGAAATCTATTCCAACTTGGAACCGATCATGCTCGGGTTGCGCGAAAATGGGTTGCAAAGTACGGTCCTGTCTTTCAAACCCGTCTCGGCAGCAAGGTACGTATTCAATCAGAGTTGATACTGTCAGTTAGTTGTGTGTCTGACCTTTTCAGCGAGTCATCTATGTCAATTCTTATGATGCTGTCAAGCATTTCTGGATCACCCACCAGTCGGCGCTCATCTCACGCCCCATGTTCCACACGTTCCACTCAGTAGTTTCAACCTCTCAGGGATTCACAATCGGCACTTCTCCCTGGGACGAGTCGTGCAAGGCCCGTCGAAAGGCTGCTGCAACTGCTCTCAACCGCCCTGCCACCCAGTCTTACATGCCAATTCTTGACCTCGAGTCTTACGTTAGCATCAAAGAACTCTTGGATGATTGCGAGAATGGAAAAAAAGATTTGGATCCTTCCCCTTACTTTGCTCGGTTCGCCCTCAACACATCTCTGACTCTTAACTATGGATATCGCATCAACGGGGATGTGAACAGTGAGTTGTTGCACGAAATTACCCATGTGGAGCGGGAAATTTCCAACTTCAGGTCCACAAGCAATAACTGGCAAGACTACGTGCCTTTGCTACGATTATGGGGAGCACAGAACTCATCAGCTGGAGAATTCCGAGCCAGACGCGACAAATATCTCAGCGACATGTTGAGCCATCTCAAAGCCCGTATTGCAGAGGGAACAGACAAGCCTTGCATCACTGGAAACATCTTGAAGGACCCGGAAACAAAGCTGAATGAAGGCAAGAAAATCACTCATCAAATTAAATCAAAAACTAACAATTGTTCAGCTGAAATCAAATCTATCTGTCTCACTATGGTCTCTGCTGGTTTGGATACAGTCC carries:
- a CDS encoding hypothetical protein (SECRETED:SignalP(1-23)), giving the protein MSDQVLYVAVLVGLLLLYRLANSTDKPKIKGIPEIPGVPIFGNLFQLGTDHARVARKWVAKYGPVFQTRLGSKRVIYVNSYDAVKHFWITHQSALISRPMFHTFHSVVSTSQGFTIGTSPWDESCKARRKAAATALNRPATQSYMPILDLESYVSIKELLDDCENGKKDLDPSPYFARFALNTSLTLNYGYRINGDVNSELLHEITHVEREISNFRSTSNNWQDYVPLLRLWGAQNSSAGEFRARRDKYLSDMLSHLKARIAEGTDKPCITGNILKDPETKLNEGKKITHQIKSKTNNCSAEIKSICLTMVSAGLDTVPGNLVMGIAYLATPHGQEIQAKALEEIHKVYPNGEAWERCLVEEKVPYITALVKEILRFWTVIPICLPRVNIKDIPYKGAVIPAGTTFFMNAYAADNDEARFTKPFEFNPDRYMDDKEVGTPHYAYGAGSRMCAGSHLANRELYTAFIRLITAFEMVPPKDKKDEAIMDSIECNAVPTSLTTDPKPFKVGFRARSESKLREWIAAADERTKELR